The Deltaproteobacteria bacterium genome includes the window CTTATGGACAAAGAAGGCGACCAAGCAGCTCTTGAAGCTCCCGGTCAACGATGCGGGAAGAATTAAGCTGGCCGTGGACGGGCTCGCGGAGTGGCCAAGCGTCAAGCAGGTCAAGGCGCTTACCAATCGGGAGGATTACCGGT containing:
- a CDS encoding type II toxin-antitoxin system RelE/ParE family toxin, translated to MTQILWTKKATKQLLKLPVNDAGRIKLAVDGLAEWPSVKQVKALTNREDYRLRVGDYRVFFRVDAEGNPVVITIERVERRNEHIYKQ